In Chitinophaga nivalis, a single genomic region encodes these proteins:
- a CDS encoding SRPBCC family protein: protein MKKILLGAGLFIVLLALMAGVLELSSSYQPSVTIHENAPAKTRLKINIQADPEKIWAIMSDVDHWSVWNTDIQDVKLNGAFQQGTTFDWKTGGLNIHSTLHTAKPYHQIGWSGTAFGAFAIHNWTFTPKGGYTEVTVEESMEGWLVELLPKKFQSVLEKKLHSWLQQLKKEAEK, encoded by the coding sequence ATGAAAAAAATATTATTAGGTGCCGGTTTGTTCATCGTATTACTGGCATTGATGGCAGGAGTATTGGAATTATCCAGTAGCTATCAACCATCTGTAACTATACATGAAAATGCGCCGGCGAAAACCCGGTTAAAGATAAATATACAGGCCGATCCTGAAAAGATATGGGCCATTATGAGTGATGTAGACCATTGGTCAGTATGGAATACAGATATACAGGATGTGAAATTAAACGGTGCATTTCAACAGGGAACTACATTTGATTGGAAAACGGGAGGACTCAATATTCATTCAACACTCCACACGGCAAAGCCCTACCATCAGATTGGCTGGTCCGGAACCGCTTTCGGGGCCTTTGCCATTCATAACTGGACTTTTACCCCGAAAGGTGGTTATACAGAAGTGACTGTGGAAGAAAGTATGGAAGGGTGGCTGGTGGAACTGCTGCCAAAGAAATTTCAGTCAGTACTTGAAAAAAAGCTTCACAGCTGGCTGCAACAGTTGAAAAAAGAAGCAGAAAAATAA
- a CDS encoding sensor histidine kinase, whose translation MAFISLWRKYKFVCLHVVAWVVYMAIGTLNKVSAGKQSIHLLDILLTQLPGIYVFYGNSFLFFKLLSPRKFVWLLIGEVLFFLSYLLFFYFIGDVLSPLLAPSVAIPPLVLKSFVISGFWIFMIYSFFGFGYYFARRSFLNEKEIGRIQLDKLAAEQGKLEAEYAFLRAQINPHFLHNTLNFFYAKSLGYSKELSEGILTLCEIMRYSLSSGEDESGTVLLGKEVEHLHHVIKINQLRFSNRLQVDFEITGDVWAVRIIPLVLITLVENAFKHGELTRKEHPLVFRLEVTEDNNSLCFSIQNKKKNGPKELSHGIGMSNIRQRLSATYKDRYRLNIKDEEEYYAVSLVINYEKNEMEHPPAPDPGVGKSNAGEPTGRISYNQNIN comes from the coding sequence ATGGCTTTTATTAGCTTATGGAGAAAATATAAATTTGTTTGTTTACACGTTGTGGCCTGGGTAGTATACATGGCGATAGGCACACTGAACAAAGTTAGTGCGGGGAAACAGTCGATACATCTGCTGGATATATTACTGACCCAACTGCCGGGGATTTATGTCTTTTACGGTAACTCTTTCTTGTTTTTCAAGCTGTTATCTCCACGTAAATTTGTGTGGCTGCTGATTGGGGAGGTGTTGTTCTTTCTGTCTTATCTGCTGTTTTTTTATTTTATCGGAGATGTACTTTCGCCTTTGTTGGCGCCATCGGTGGCTATTCCACCGCTGGTACTCAAATCGTTTGTCATTTCAGGGTTCTGGATCTTTATGATCTACTCCTTTTTTGGCTTCGGGTACTATTTTGCCCGGCGATCATTTTTGAATGAAAAAGAGATTGGCCGGATACAACTTGATAAGCTGGCAGCAGAACAGGGGAAACTGGAAGCAGAATATGCTTTTCTAAGGGCACAGATCAACCCGCATTTCCTGCATAATACCCTCAATTTTTTTTATGCCAAATCATTGGGGTATTCAAAAGAATTATCAGAAGGTATTCTCACGTTATGCGAAATTATGCGTTATTCCCTGAGCAGCGGAGAAGATGAAAGTGGTACGGTATTACTGGGAAAAGAGGTAGAACATCTGCATCATGTCATCAAAATTAATCAGCTGCGTTTCAGCAACCGGCTGCAGGTAGATTTTGAAATAACCGGTGATGTCTGGGCGGTGCGTATTATTCCACTGGTGCTCATTACCCTGGTGGAAAATGCCTTCAAGCATGGAGAGCTTACCCGGAAAGAACATCCGCTTGTTTTCAGGCTGGAGGTAACCGAAGATAACAACAGTCTCTGTTTTTCTATTCAGAACAAAAAGAAAAACGGCCCCAAGGAACTATCGCATGGCATTGGTATGAGCAACATCAGACAACGATTGTCTGCTACCTATAAAGATCGTTACCGCCTGAATATTAAAGATGAAGAAGAGTATTATGCAGTATCGCTTGTAATCAATTACGAGAAGAACGAGATGGAACACCCGCCGGCCCCTGACCCGGGCGTCGGTAAAAGTAATGCCGGGGAACCCACCGGACGTATCAGCTATAACCAAAATATTAATTGA
- a CDS encoding LytR/AlgR family response regulator transcription factor gives MINCLVVDDEQHAIDVLVHYISQTPYLHLVKSTTSPIEAMQILNMQKIDLVFLDIQMPEISGLDIARTIQGKSKVIMTTAYSEFAAEGFDLEVVDYLLKPIPMPRFFRAVQRVLNMITTSVTISRQEETIDDDYIFVKTEFKGKMLKINLKEIEYIEGMKNYVAIYHAGQKTMALLNMKDLEERLPKKYFFRVHKSYIVSVNKITAVEGNQIVLKNVKAEILLGETYKSGFFDLMKHKLMG, from the coding sequence ATGATCAATTGTTTAGTAGTGGATGACGAACAACATGCCATAGATGTGTTGGTGCACTATATCAGCCAAACGCCTTACCTACATCTCGTTAAATCAACTACGAGCCCGATAGAAGCTATGCAGATCCTGAATATGCAGAAGATAGACCTGGTATTCCTGGACATACAGATGCCGGAAATATCCGGTTTGGATATTGCCCGAACCATACAGGGCAAATCAAAGGTAATTATGACTACAGCTTATAGTGAATTTGCTGCAGAAGGGTTCGACCTGGAAGTGGTGGATTACCTCCTGAAACCTATTCCTATGCCCCGCTTTTTCCGGGCGGTACAACGGGTGTTGAATATGATTACAACTTCCGTTACGATCTCCCGTCAGGAAGAAACCATCGATGATGACTACATCTTTGTAAAAACGGAGTTTAAGGGAAAGATGTTAAAGATCAACCTGAAAGAAATTGAATATATAGAAGGCATGAAAAACTATGTAGCGATCTATCATGCGGGTCAGAAAACCATGGCGCTGCTGAACATGAAAGACCTGGAAGAACGGTTGCCTAAAAAGTATTTTTTCCGCGTACATAAATCCTATATTGTTTCTGTAAATAAAATTACCGCTGTAGAAGGTAATCAGATTGTCCTCAAAAATGTAAAAGCAGAAATCCTGCTGGGAGAGACCTATAAGAGCGGGTTTTTCGATCTCATGAAACATAAACTGATGGGGTGA
- a CDS encoding lanthionine synthetase C family protein, producing MRQLAKRQLEILNELLEGFSCSNDTFLEGKLGQLFYYYHLYTVTAAPGLRQRTEVMLDEVLNNISAVKPGLDGAALSYGGAGLGYAINFMSQRGFLKFEVDNEFDKLDRFLFYSAEHFIEEDNTDLLHGAAGIIHYFTEKANASVVVNEYLDILIEKLCNSAVTEDSGCWFRNAPARTNGRQLINLSLPHGLCGILLVLIKAYERSGHKNLIRNTVEEGIRFILKHKMDIDFSRGEYSFFPVIIDRDADGISAPNMLGWCAGDISMVLLLYRAAKLLRDASLCELADLIGMQTMMRRDVASTLVTSANFYHGAAGIAQCCHALYEESGNITYHESYEYWIDKTIQLLEEEMECDIYNGKENDVLEGVPGIAMVLLSYVSAKELHWSRAFLL from the coding sequence ATGCGACAATTAGCTAAAAGACAACTGGAAATACTCAATGAGCTGCTGGAAGGTTTTTCCTGCAGCAATGATACTTTTCTGGAAGGCAAGTTAGGGCAGCTCTTTTACTATTATCATCTCTATACTGTAACTGCTGCACCGGGACTCAGACAAAGAACTGAAGTGATGCTGGACGAGGTGCTGAATAATATCAGCGCTGTCAAACCAGGTCTGGATGGCGCTGCATTAAGTTATGGCGGGGCCGGATTGGGCTATGCTATTAACTTTATGAGTCAGCGCGGATTCCTGAAATTTGAGGTAGACAATGAGTTTGATAAACTCGATCGTTTTTTGTTTTATTCCGCTGAACATTTTATTGAAGAAGATAACACCGACTTACTACATGGCGCTGCCGGTATCATTCATTATTTTACCGAAAAAGCCAATGCTTCTGTCGTAGTAAACGAATACCTGGATATCCTGATAGAAAAATTGTGCAACAGCGCCGTGACGGAAGATTCGGGTTGTTGGTTCAGGAATGCCCCCGCCAGAACAAATGGGCGGCAATTAATTAACCTCAGCCTCCCGCATGGATTATGTGGGATTCTGTTGGTACTGATAAAGGCTTATGAAAGGTCCGGCCATAAAAATCTGATCCGCAACACCGTGGAAGAAGGTATCCGGTTTATCCTGAAACATAAAATGGATATTGATTTCTCCCGCGGTGAATACTCTTTCTTTCCGGTAATAATAGACCGCGATGCAGATGGTATATCTGCTCCCAACATGTTAGGCTGGTGCGCCGGTGACATCAGCATGGTGCTGCTGTTATACAGGGCCGCAAAACTATTGCGGGATGCCAGTTTATGTGAACTGGCAGACCTCATTGGTATGCAAACAATGATGCGCCGGGACGTAGCTTCTACCCTGGTTACTTCCGCCAATTTCTATCACGGCGCCGCCGGCATTGCCCAATGCTGCCATGCCCTGTATGAAGAAAGCGGCAATATTACCTACCACGAAAGCTATGAGTACTGGATCGATAAAACCATCCAGCTGCTGGAAGAAGAAATGGAATGCGATATCTATAATGGGAAGGAAAATGATGTACTGGAAGGCGTACCAGGCATTGCCATGGTATTGCTGTCTTACGTTTCCGCAAAGGAACTACATTGGAGCCGTGCTTTCTTGTTATGA
- a CDS encoding GNAT family N-acetyltransferase, whose amino-acid sequence MNTDIEIRPYTATDKFDVLTLLQLNTPRFFSPEEEEDLIHYLDHEAEQYFVVTRHYQIIGAGGINLTDNNQTGKISWDFLHPDFQGKGIGSRLLQYRIEKLKAVAGIKTIRVRTSQLAYGFYEKNGFVLQEITKDYWAKGYDMYDMIYRP is encoded by the coding sequence ATGAATACCGACATCGAAATCAGACCATATACGGCAACCGATAAATTTGATGTACTCACCTTACTACAATTAAACACTCCTCGTTTTTTTTCTCCGGAAGAAGAAGAAGACCTTATTCATTACCTGGATCATGAGGCAGAACAATATTTTGTGGTCACACGGCATTATCAGATTATTGGCGCGGGTGGTATTAACCTGACAGATAACAATCAGACCGGCAAAATCAGCTGGGACTTCCTCCATCCTGATTTTCAGGGAAAAGGAATCGGCAGCAGGTTGTTGCAGTATCGGATCGAAAAGCTGAAAGCTGTGGCTGGTATCAAAACCATTCGGGTGAGAACTTCTCAGCTGGCTTACGGGTTCTATGAAAAGAACGGTTTTGTACTGCAGGAAATTACGAAAGACTACTGGGCAAAAGGATATGATATGTATGATATGATCTATCGCCCCTGA
- a CDS encoding Ada metal-binding domain-containing protein, whose product MMPSVDNLRMIRHITLGRTDWQRSRRIQEAIVSGQISLGGNRPLKIYGLLSCNSGKRMKMENRVFFRDQQEALSAGYRPCGHCMRDAYRLWKQGRCEDD is encoded by the coding sequence ATGATGCCCTCAGTTGACAATCTACGGATGATCAGACATATAACATTAGGGCGTACTGACTGGCAACGTAGCAGGCGCATTCAGGAAGCTATTGTATCAGGCCAGATTTCTTTAGGCGGAAATCGTCCGCTAAAAATATATGGTTTGTTATCCTGCAATTCCGGTAAAAGGATGAAAATGGAAAACCGGGTTTTTTTTCGGGATCAGCAGGAGGCGTTATCTGCCGGATACCGGCCTTGTGGACATTGTATGCGGGATGCTTACCGGTTATGGAAGCAGGGGCGTTGTGAAGATGATTGA
- a CDS encoding T9SS type A sorting domain-containing protein: MTSKSMRTGTLLLPLFLCCFINARSQSWLTTGNAPGSSEFIGTTNAQDFRIRTNNIQRLTIANSSGFVGIGTTTPRAPLEVFGSIRLHAIGANTLQVSEVLLETVPALNAGGKYSIVNVNNNKKWEIIQGYNCGTVSDDLNFIYYPNTTTSCLDFSNPLTLAGDKVGINKTAAPTANFHVNGSVRFENLPSGAGTALVIDANGNIRRSSTPLSRESADATQQEILQLKEEINTLKQLINQLQTKVNSTAFKSSKAVLFPNYPNPYTNTTSIAYYLPEKVKNAKIMIYDNTGKIISTAVLTGRGQQQLTVQNSFTPGIYYYSLIVDGNKVDTKKMVLTKG, encoded by the coding sequence ATGACATCCAAATCTATGCGCACAGGCACTTTATTGCTGCCATTATTCCTTTGTTGTTTTATTAACGCCCGTTCCCAATCCTGGCTCACGACCGGTAATGCTCCGGGCAGCAGCGAATTTATTGGTACCACCAATGCCCAGGACTTCCGGATACGTACCAACAATATCCAACGGCTGACCATTGCCAACAGTTCCGGCTTTGTGGGCATCGGTACCACTACCCCCCGCGCGCCATTGGAAGTATTCGGTAGTATCCGGTTACATGCTATCGGCGCTAACACGCTGCAGGTATCAGAAGTATTACTGGAAACCGTTCCTGCCTTAAATGCCGGTGGCAAGTACAGTATCGTGAATGTTAACAACAACAAAAAGTGGGAAATCATCCAGGGCTACAATTGTGGTACTGTTAGTGATGACCTGAACTTTATTTATTATCCCAACACCACCACTTCCTGCCTGGACTTTAGCAACCCATTGACATTGGCCGGTGACAAGGTAGGTATCAACAAAACCGCTGCGCCTACAGCCAACTTCCATGTAAATGGGTCGGTGCGTTTTGAAAACCTGCCCAGCGGTGCCGGTACCGCATTGGTCATTGATGCCAATGGTAATATCCGCAGATCTTCCACTCCCCTGAGCCGGGAATCAGCGGATGCCACACAGCAGGAAATATTACAGCTGAAAGAAGAGATCAATACCCTGAAACAACTGATAAATCAGTTACAGACCAAGGTGAATAGTACGGCATTCAAAAGCAGCAAAGCAGTGCTTTTCCCCAACTATCCCAACCCCTACACCAACACCACCAGTATTGCCTATTATCTGCCGGAGAAAGTGAAAAATGCGAAAATCATGATCTATGACAATACCGGTAAAATCATCAGTACGGCTGTACTCACGGGTCGCGGACAGCAACAGTTAACAGTGCAAAACAGCTTTACACCAGGCATCTATTATTATTCCCTGATAGTAGATGGCAATAAAGTAGACACCAAGAAAATGGTGCTGACGAAAGGTTAA
- a CDS encoding 2OG-Fe(II) oxygenase, with translation MKNVTERLAARNWGDVTSAMHEQGFALLPQVLTAEECQTLIAAYEADNTYRKTIKMERYRFGAGEYKYFRYPLPELITDIRQTVYPHLMEVANKWMEVLNIPTRFPDTHEALKDLCHAHKQTHPTVLILKYGKGGFNTLHQDLYGDIYFPLQLVLFLNEPGEDYTGGEFVLTEQIPRAQSKANVLQPRRGDMLIFTTNFRPVKGTGRYYRVNMKHGVSPLHSGHRHTLGIIFHDALS, from the coding sequence ATGAAAAATGTAACCGAACGCCTGGCTGCCAGGAACTGGGGAGATGTAACCTCCGCTATGCACGAACAGGGATTTGCCCTGTTGCCACAGGTATTAACAGCGGAAGAGTGCCAAACGCTCATCGCTGCTTATGAGGCAGATAATACCTATCGGAAAACGATTAAGATGGAACGTTATCGGTTTGGCGCCGGAGAGTATAAATATTTTCGTTATCCCTTGCCTGAGCTGATCACCGACATTCGTCAGACGGTGTATCCTCATTTGATGGAAGTGGCGAATAAATGGATGGAAGTATTAAATATACCAACCCGTTTTCCGGACACCCATGAAGCCTTAAAGGACCTTTGCCATGCGCATAAACAAACACATCCTACGGTGCTTATCCTGAAATATGGAAAGGGCGGTTTTAATACGTTACACCAGGATTTGTACGGAGATATTTATTTCCCGTTGCAATTGGTGCTTTTTCTCAATGAACCGGGAGAAGATTATACGGGTGGAGAATTTGTGCTGACGGAACAAATTCCCCGGGCGCAGTCCAAAGCTAATGTGTTGCAACCCCGGCGGGGCGATATGCTGATATTTACCACCAATTTCCGGCCGGTGAAAGGAACGGGACGTTACTACCGGGTGAATATGAAACATGGGGTAAGTCCATTGCATAGTGGTCATCGCCATACGCTGGGAATTATTTTTCATGATGCCCTCAGTTGA
- a CDS encoding pyridoxal-phosphate dependent enzyme has translation MLEELSKLSAFIGNTPLIRLNNEKNNLFAKLEYNNFSGSSKDRAAYSIIYHGIKSGAINEQTTIIASSSGNFAIAAASICRRLNIKFIPVIDPNINHSYELLLNMLAYKVVKVTERDYTGGYLLTRIDTVNSLHASTENSFIADQYADPNNFKGYYNLSKEVLQVFDRLDYIFIAVSSSGAITGISKSIKQERPDVKIVGVDVEGSVIFNQPPMKRFISGIGASKVPPIIEHAIIDDVVIVSQADIIKGSFELLHDQAIFAGASSGAVYLAAKNYSFPDELEGNANSLLIFPDKGHTYLDTIYNKEWGIQLSQKLQEAASLQ, from the coding sequence ATGTTAGAAGAACTTAGTAAACTGTCTGCTTTTATTGGCAATACGCCACTTATTCGCTTGAATAACGAAAAGAACAATTTGTTCGCCAAGTTAGAGTATAATAATTTTTCAGGTAGTTCCAAAGATAGGGCTGCATATAGTATTATATACCATGGAATAAAGTCAGGTGCCATTAATGAACAGACGACCATCATTGCCTCCAGCTCGGGGAACTTCGCTATAGCAGCGGCTTCTATTTGCAGACGGCTTAATATCAAATTTATTCCGGTTATTGATCCTAACATTAATCATTCGTATGAGCTGTTACTGAATATGCTTGCCTATAAGGTGGTGAAAGTAACAGAACGTGATTACACCGGTGGTTATTTGCTTACCCGCATTGATACGGTAAATTCATTACATGCATCTACTGAAAATTCCTTTATTGCGGATCAGTATGCTGATCCCAATAACTTTAAAGGGTATTACAACCTGAGTAAAGAAGTGTTGCAGGTATTTGACCGGCTGGATTATATATTCATTGCCGTTAGTTCCAGTGGCGCCATCACAGGGATTTCCAAGAGTATCAAACAGGAAAGACCAGATGTGAAAATAGTAGGAGTAGACGTAGAAGGTTCCGTTATTTTTAACCAGCCTCCGATGAAACGGTTTATCTCCGGTATTGGTGCCAGTAAGGTGCCACCTATCATAGAGCATGCTATTATTGACGATGTGGTCATTGTTTCACAAGCAGATATTATTAAAGGTTCGTTTGAACTGTTGCATGACCAGGCCATATTTGCCGGCGCCTCTTCAGGTGCAGTATATCTAGCCGCCAAAAACTACAGCTTCCCGGATGAATTGGAAGGAAACGCCAATTCGTTGCTGATTTTCCCGGATAAGGGTCATACCTATTTAGATACTATCTATAATAAAGAATGGGGAATTCAACTGTCACAGAAGCTACAGGAAGCTGCTTCCCTGCAATGA
- a CDS encoding 2,3-diaminopropionate biosynthesis protein SbnB codes for MLYLNADNIKAAGLDWEQLIAVIRNAVTVLGTNDYAQPIKPYLRYGDPKNRIIAMPAYVGGESAYAGIKWIASFPDNIHQNKLRAHSVTILNEHNTGVPLCVINTASISAIRTAAVSGLLIQAYLEKRTDDKPLKVGINGFGPIGRTHLKMVQSVLGSRLENITLFDLKPIDLQQAEIENTANITIGESWEAAYQDADIFITCTVSSAPYINLPPVKGSLQLNVSLRDYKVEMKDYMDAIIVDDWEEVCRQNTDIENMHKEKGLQKEQTLSIADIVCQDALRQYSDTDTIMFNPMGMAIFDIAVGGYYYQKAQQDSIGFVLPD; via the coding sequence ATGTTATACTTGAATGCCGACAACATTAAAGCCGCGGGGCTTGATTGGGAACAATTGATTGCTGTTATCAGAAATGCAGTCACTGTACTGGGTACCAATGATTATGCACAGCCGATAAAACCTTATTTAAGATATGGTGATCCCAAAAACAGGATCATCGCTATGCCGGCTTACGTTGGTGGTGAATCTGCTTACGCAGGTATCAAATGGATTGCCAGCTTCCCGGATAACATCCACCAGAATAAATTAAGAGCGCATTCTGTTACCATCCTGAATGAACATAATACCGGCGTACCGTTGTGTGTGATCAACACCGCCAGCATCAGCGCCATCAGAACAGCTGCTGTTTCAGGGCTGTTAATACAGGCCTATCTCGAAAAGAGAACAGATGACAAACCTTTGAAAGTAGGTATCAATGGTTTTGGCCCTATTGGCAGAACACACCTGAAAATGGTGCAGTCTGTATTGGGTAGTCGCCTGGAAAATATTACCTTATTTGATCTGAAGCCTATTGATTTACAACAGGCGGAAATTGAAAACACAGCTAATATCACCATCGGTGAATCCTGGGAAGCTGCCTACCAGGACGCAGATATTTTTATCACCTGTACCGTATCATCTGCTCCCTATATTAACCTCCCCCCGGTAAAAGGCTCACTGCAACTGAATGTATCATTGCGGGATTATAAAGTGGAGATGAAAGATTATATGGATGCCATTATTGTAGACGATTGGGAAGAAGTATGCCGTCAGAATACGGATATAGAGAATATGCACAAGGAAAAAGGACTCCAAAAAGAACAAACCTTATCAATAGCAGATATTGTTTGCCAGGATGCATTGCGTCAATACAGTGATACAGATACTATTATGTTTAATCCTATGGGAATGGCCATCTTCGATATTGCAGTAGGTGGATATTACTATCAGAAAGCGCAGCAGGACAGTATCGGTTTTGTGCTGCCTGACTAA
- a CDS encoding LytR/AlgR family response regulator transcription factor, with protein sequence MFTCLIISNSEAVIRLLCAYTKQTAGLTLYHMVTCLQDATAVMENRPVAPDIILLDIDEALTTAVAAFATIHTNIVFISAHREYAVDAFDENALDYLLLPFTYERFLKAIHKVKERAIVKSLLTGRGMTDKYFFSQSEVKGNMIKIVYDDIVYIEARANYLKVQLWEESHLIYFTMKEMESQLYPRAFIRVHKSFIVNIEKIKVVKGNLVLLENGMTVAIGASYRQPLMERISAQLVSSKRLG encoded by the coding sequence ATGTTTACTTGTTTAATCATCAGTAACAGCGAAGCTGTTATCAGATTATTGTGCGCCTATACAAAGCAAACAGCCGGGCTTACCCTGTATCACATGGTTACCTGTTTACAGGACGCTACAGCGGTGATGGAAAATCGCCCGGTTGCTCCGGATATTATCTTGCTGGATATAGATGAAGCATTAACTACAGCTGTTGCTGCTTTTGCCACTATTCATACCAATATTGTCTTTATTTCAGCACATCGCGAGTATGCGGTGGATGCCTTTGATGAAAATGCCCTGGATTATCTGCTGCTGCCGTTTACTTATGAAAGATTTCTGAAAGCGATTCATAAAGTAAAAGAACGGGCTATCGTGAAGTCTTTATTAACAGGACGGGGCATGACAGACAAGTATTTTTTTTCACAAAGCGAAGTAAAAGGGAACATGATAAAAATTGTATACGATGACATTGTTTATATTGAAGCCCGCGCCAACTATCTCAAGGTGCAGCTGTGGGAGGAATCACACCTGATCTATTTCACGATGAAGGAAATGGAATCACAGCTATATCCCCGGGCATTTATCCGGGTGCATAAATCCTTTATCGTGAATATAGAAAAAATCAAGGTGGTAAAAGGCAATCTTGTGCTGCTTGAAAACGGGATGACCGTTGCCATTGGGGCCAGCTACCGCCAGCCTTTAATGGAAAGGATCAGTGCTCAGCTGGTCAGTAGTAAACGGCTGGGTTGA